A region of Marasmius oreades isolate 03SP1 chromosome 9, whole genome shotgun sequence DNA encodes the following proteins:
- a CDS encoding uncharacterized protein (CAZy:GH115), translated as MAWTTIRLLPCLLFAAFVFRVQGLGQPTCVVFQPSDSSFPVVSNGNSAPILLSSDDWPGVHRTASDFAADIERVTGVMPQLVNITSSDQVPNSSKPIIVGTLGRSSLIDQVVNATKLNVSSIEGLWEAFLTTEVSNPLPGVESAFVVIGSNKRGTIFGMYDLSEQFGVSPWYWWADVPTTKHDELFLTPSGCSHGPPTVQYRGIFLNDEQPALQNWAMEKFTNGTGSFYFNSPFNHLFYEKLFELLLRMKGNYIWPAMWGSAFAVDDTQNQPLADYYGVAMGTSHQEPIMRSTPNEFNKFSTGPWNYHTNKDNIYKYWVEGAERAKPYESVFTVGMRGAGDLPLEQQGQNIAFLEGIMADQKQLLTDVFNGTNISTVPQVWTLYKEVEGYYIGGLRVDDYVTLLWPDDNWGNVHRYPTLDERNRSGGAGVYYHVDYVGDPRNYKWITSSQIPKIYEQMSLAVDRNATRVWILNVGDLKPYERETEFFLTLGWNSSRWNPDNVHSFVTSWAQREFNIDSAGAESIAEIVGNLTRFNARRKPELLNSTTYSLVHYREAESVIEAWDKLVDASTTFYNKLPSETQPSFFQLVHHPVLASSNLGKLYIYAGMNNLRASQARLSANALGDQVEELFEKDFDLETQYHSILDGKWDHMMDQTHLGYVYFQQPMTNVMPQITKVQKRKEALAGVMRISPEGTFGAWPGDNKFQCSDGYNCPPPSMSLDAFDPIQDRYVDVGAGGPTPFDFTVSTNVDWLKISDTSGSISPDNTEKRIFVSVADWSKLETGSNAALIKFAAKDTVVQLTFTAINTRGTLPSTFKGFVEGGGLISIEAAHTARNTSVDGLSWHNLPGIGRTVSGITPWPRGGSEVNYTAGTGPSVEYDFYNFNSTNMTVVTFISPSLNANGRDRPLAFAMQLDDKAVQSSYYMPFGNPGAEPAAWNGPDGFVANSIVTANLTWSGVSAGKHTLKLFMIEPAVIVQKIVIDTGGMKPSYLGPPESLLV; from the exons ATGGCGTGGACTACTATAAGGCTTCTTCCATGCCTGCTATTCGCCGCTTTCGTTTTCAGAGTGCAAGGACTGGGTCAACCAACATGTGTCGTCTTTCAACCGTCTGATTCGAGTTTCCCCGTCGTCAGCAATGGCAATTCCGCACCTATCCTTCTTTCATCGGATGATTGGCCTGGGGTTCACCGCACCGCGTCAGACTTTGCCGCAGACATAGAACGCGTTACTGgagtaatgcctcagctggTAAACATCACTTCAAGCGACCAGGTCCCCAATTCTTCCAAACCGATCATTGTCGGCACCCTTGGCAGGTCTTCGCTTATTGACCAGGTAGTCAATGCAACAAAGCTGAACGTGTCGTCTATCGAGGGATTATGGGAGGCGTTCCTTACAACGGAAGTCTCGAATCCGCTACCTGGAGTTGAGAGCGCGTTTGTCGTCATCGGTTCAAATAAAAGAGGAACAATCTTTGGGATGTATGACCTCTCTGAGCAGTTTG GCGTTTCACCTTGGTATTG GTGGGCGGACGTCCCGACAACAAAACATGACGAACTATTTCTGACACCCTCTGGGTGTTCACACGGACCACCAACGGTACAGTACCGTGGAATTTTCTTGAACGACGAGCAACCTGCTCTACAAAACTGGGCGATGGAAAAGTTCACGAACGGGACTGGCTCGTTTTATTTCAACTCTCCGTTCAATCACCTATTCTACGAGAAACT ATTTGAGCTCCTATTACGGATGAAAGGGAACTACATTTGGCCTG CTATGTGGGGAAG CGCGTTTGCTGTTGATGACACGCAAAATCAACCTCTTGCGGATTACTACGGCGTTGCGATGGGCACCAG TCATCAAGAGCCTATCATGCGCAGCACCCCGAATGAATTTAATAAGTTCAGCACAGGGCCTTGGAACTATCATACCAACAAGGATAATATCTACAAGTACTGGGTGGAAGGGGCAGAACGTGCAAAACCATACGAATCAGTTTTTACTGTTGGAATGAGAGGGGCCGGCGATT TGCCTCTTGAACAACAAGGCCAAAATATCGCGTTCTTAGAAGGAATCATGGCAGACCAAAAACAACTGCTCACCGACGTCTTCAACGGGACCAACATATCTACCGTTCCACAGGTTTGGACTCTTT ATAAAGAGGTGGAGGGGTATTATATCGGGGGCTTGAGAGTGGACGATTATGTTACTCTA TTATGGCCCGATGACAA CTGGGGAAACGTTCATCGTTATCCCACATTAGACGAACGGAATCGGTCTGGCGGTGCTGGTGTTTATTATCAC GTGGATTACGTCGGTGATCCAAGGAATTACAAATGGATAACC AGCAGTCAAATTCCGAAG ATCTATGAACAGATGTCCCTCGCTGTTGACCGTAACGCTACCCGCGTTTGGATTCTCAACGTCGGTGATCTCAAACCTTACGAACGAGAAACCGAGTTCTTCCTGACACTGGGATGGAATTCCTCGAGATGGAACCCAGATAATGTCCACAGCTTTGTTACATCTTGGGCCCAACGAGAGTTCAATATCGACAGCGCTGGTGCAGAATCAATAGCAGAAATCGTAGGGAACTTGACCAGGTTCAATGCGAGGAGGAAGCCCGAGTTGCTCAACTCGACAACATATAGCTTGGTCCACTATCGAGA GGCGGAGAGTGTCATCGAAGCCTGGGACAAGCTTGTTGATGCATCAACAACATTCTATAACAAACTGCCCTCCGAGACACAACCCTCATTCTTCCAACTCGTACACCATCCAGTGTTGGCAAGCAGCAATCTTGGAAAACTGTACATCTATGCGGGCATGAACAATTTAAGAGCATCTCAAGCCAGATTAAGCGCCAATGCGTTGGGTGACCAAGTCGAGGAGCTCTTTGAGAAGGATTTCGACCTCGAGACCCAGTATCATTCGATACTCGATG GAAAATGGGATCA CATGATGGACCAGACGC ACCTGGGATACGTATACTTCCAACAACCGATGACCAACGT GATGCCGCAGATTACTAAGGTccagaagagaaaagaagCCCTTGCAGGGGTCATGAGGATCTCGCCAGAAGGAACCTTTGGTGCATG GCCTGGGGACAACAAATTCCAATGCAGTGATGGATACAATTGCCCACCACCATCGATGTCGTTGGATGCGTTCGACCCTATTCAAGACCGCTATGTCGACGTTGGCGCCGGTGGCCCGACTCCGTTTGATTTCACGGTGTCTACTAATGTCGACTGGCTCAAGATTTCCGATACTTCAGGCTCCATATCCCCTGATAATACTGAAAAGAGAATCTTCGTGTCGGTAGCAGATTGGAGTAAACTTGAGACGGGGTCGAACGCGGCCTTGATCAAGTTTGCCGCTAAGGATACGGTTGTCCAGCTCACTTTCACTGCAATAAACACGAGGGGCACGTTGCCATCAACCTTTAAAG GCTTCGTGGAAGGTGGCGGCCTCATCTCCATCGAGGCTGCCCATACGGCTCGGAACACCTCAGTGGATGGGCTTTCATGGCACAATTTACCTGGAATTGGACGTACGGTATCTGGAATTACACCCTGGCCGCGTGGAGGATCAGAGGTGAATTACACTGCTGGAACTGGGCCGTCGGT CGAATACGACTTTTACAACTTCAATTCAACCAACATGACTGTCGTAACTTTCATATCGCCCTCGTTGAATGCTAATGGGCGAGATCGCCCGCTTGCATTCGCTATGCAACTTGACGACAAGGCCGTACAGTCTTCGTATTATATGCCCTTTGGAAACCCTGGAGCGGAGCCAGCTGCGTGGAACGGCCCCGACGGTTTTGTGGCCAATTCGATTGTTACCGCCAACTTGACTTGGAGTGGTGTCAGCGCCGGAAAGCATACTTTAAAG CTCTTCATGATTGAACCGGCCGTTATTGTTCAGAAGATTGTTATTG ATACCGGTGGTATGAAACCTAGTTATCTTGGGCCTCCTGAAAGTCTGCTAGTTTAA